The Coccidioides posadasii str. Silveira chromosome 2, complete sequence genomic interval TTGTTTGGGAAGAAACGATCATCCTTCTCCCTGATAAGGTCCGCTACGTATTCCTTTCCGCTACGATTCCCAATGCCATGCAGTTCGCCGAATGGATCACGAAGACCCATAACCAACCATGCCACGTTGTGTATACCGATTTTCGACCCACTCCCCTTCAGCATTACCTTTTCCCTGCAGGTGGGGAAGGCATTTTTCTGGTAGTCAACGAGAAGGGAAATTTCAAGGAGGAAAATTTTCAAAAAGCTATGGGCGCAATTGCGGATAAAAAAGGAGATGACCCCGCGGACGCAAATGCACGCGGAAAAGGGAaggggaaaaataaaaagacGAATAAAGGGGGCGAAAAGGGTCCGTCCGATGTGTTTAAGATCGTGAGAATGATCATGATGAAAAGCTATAATCCGGTTATTGTGTTCAGCTTCAGCAAACGTGAATGCGAGGCGCACGCCTTAACGCTGAAAAATTTAAGCTTCAACGATGACTCCGAGAAGGAAATGGTTACCAAGGTGTTCAATAGTGCTATTGAGATGCTCTCGGACGAGGACAAAAAGTTGCCGCAGATCGAGAATATACTTCCGCTCCTTCGACGTGGAATCGGCGTGCATCACTCCGGCTTGCTGCCAATCCTCAAAGAAACTATCGAGATTTTGTTTCAGGAAGGCCTCATCAAAGTCTTGTTCGCTACGGAGACGTTCTCCATCGGATTGAACATGCCGGCGAAGACAGTGGTTTTCACAAACGTCCGAAAATTTGATGGGACCAGTCAGCGATGGTTAACGCCTTCAGAGTTCGTGCAAATGTCGGGTCGTGCAGGCCGTAGAGGCCTTGATGACCGCGGAATTGTCATCATGATGGTCAACGAGGAGATGGACCCAACTGTGGTAAAGGAAATAGTCCGTGGTGAACAAGACAAACTTAACTCGGCATTCTACCTGGGCTATAACATGATTCTCAATTTGCTAAGAGTGGAAGGGATATCTCCAGAGTTCATGTTGGAGCGCTGTTTTGCGCAGTTCCAGAGCGCATCCAGTGTTGGAACATTGGAGAAAGGTGAGCCCTCTCACACTTGACTACTCGATTTATTTTCACTGACGGTATCAGAACTTGAGGATCTGGAAAATCAGCGGGAAAATATGACCATTTCTGACGAAGGCACGATTCGAGAGTATTACGATTCACGACAACTTTTGGCTACGTATAACGAAGAAATGCGAATAACGATGTGCAGACCAACTTATTGTCAGCGCTTCCTCGACCCTGGGCGGCTTGTTCAtgttcaacatggaaaaatCGATTTTGGCTGGGGcttggttgtcaattttcaaCAGCGCAAACCTCCCAAGAATGTCTTGGAAGAATATCCACCACATGAAAGCATTATAGTAGACGTGCTTTTAGACATTTGCGAGAATGCATCATTCCACATGACAGGGGACCAGACATTACCTCCCGGAGTCCGACCTGCCAGGAAAGGCGAGAAGTCTACTATGGCAGTGGTCCCCGTCGTATTAAGCTGCATTCAGGCATTTTCCACAGTGAAAGTCACGCTACCCAAAGATTTAAAGTCTGCCGAATCGAAGAAATACACAAAAAAGATTCTTACTGAGGTCCAACGGCGATTCCCAGATGGTGTTGCGGTGTTGGATCCCATTCAAGACATGGGAATCAAAGAGGAGCCATTTAAGATGACAATGAGGGTATGTGAACGTACTATGGCTTGTTTCGAAGATTATTCTGACGTTTTGAATAGAAAGTCGAAGTTGTCGAGGCACGTTTATTATCAAATCCCCTCCACAACTCTCCGCGGCTGCCGGAATTGTACGATCAATATGCGACAAAGGTGGAGTTAGTCAACAAGATTAAGGAAACGAAGCGGAAGATTTCGGACGCAATGTCGATTATTCAGCTTGATGAATTAAAATGTCGAAAGCGCGTTCTGCGCCGGTTCCAGTTCATCAATGCATCCGACGTTGTGCAGCTGAAGGCCCGAGTTGCTTGCGAAATTAGCAGCGGTGACGAACTGATGCTGAGCGAGCTGCTGTTTAATGGTTTTTTCAATACCCTTACGCCCGAGCAGTGTGCAGCGGTGCTGAGTGTCTTTGTTTTCGAGGAGACAGCAAAGGAAACTCCGGCTATAACGAACGAGGAGCTTGCAAAACCACTTCGCGAAATTCAAGCACAGGCAAGAACCGTTGCAAAAATTGCACAAGAATCGAAACTTGCAGTGAATGAAGAGGAGTATGTGCAGAGCTTCCGGTGGGAACTGATGGAAGTCATCTATAAGTGGGCCAAAGGTGGCTCTTTTGCAGAAATATGGTATTCAACCTGCATGCTCTTGATTCGAAAGAATTATACTAATGTAATGCGCAGCAAAATGACCGATGTCTACGAAGGCAGCTTGATTCGAACATTCCGCAGGCTAGAAGAGTGTATGAGACAGATGGCACAGGCTGCAAAGGTGATGGGCAGCAGCGACCTGGAGTCTAAATTCGAAGCCTCACTATCGTTAGTGAAACGTGATATTGTCGCGGCCCAGTCTTTGTATCTATAAGGGACGAAAACGAGATCCAATGTTTCTTTCGCGCTCTTTTTATCGGAGGCTTGTTCTCGTTATACTCCCGACACGTGTATGACTTTGGCCGAGGGTAAGGCGTATGACTGTCTTATTAGCAGGGTCCTTTCTTGAAGGCGTTTTTATTCGTTCCGATAAAGGTAAAAATGCATGCTATAGCAATAATAAGCGGATTCCTCTACATTTATATGTACTTGGTCTTTGtttaataaaataaaatgagaaaaaaaataaaataaaataaaataaaataaaaggagagagaaaagaaaagaggaacT includes:
- the MTR4 gene encoding ATP-dependent RNA helicase mtr4 (EggNog:ENOG410PHU2~COG:A~BUSCO:884at33183) produces the protein MQELFDVFEDAPASGATSTHPVIPRAKKDTTKKRQANGEVKQNTPIADVNGAEQPSGDSAQNESEAFAEFQAEQPEAKRPRVEPEPVVADTFETEQSREIAASAGLQPAQEGAAVVLSHQVRHQVALPPNYPYVPISQHKPPETPARTWPFKLDPFQQVSIASIERGESVLVSAHTSAGKTVVAEYAIAHCLKNNQRVIYTSPIKALSNQKYREFASEFGDVGLMTGDVTINPTATCLVMTTEILRSMLYRGSEIMREVAWVVFDEIHYMRDKTRGVVWEETIILLPDKVRYVFLSATIPNAMQFAEWITKTHNQPCHVVYTDFRPTPLQHYLFPAGGEGIFLVVNEKGNFKEENFQKAMGAIADKKGDDPADANARGKGKGKNKKTNKGGEKGPSDVFKIVRMIMMKSYNPVIVFSFSKRECEAHALTLKNLSFNDDSEKEMVTKVFNSAIEMLSDEDKKLPQIENILPLLRRGIGVHHSGLLPILKETIEILFQEGLIKVLFATETFSIGLNMPAKTVVFTNVRKFDGTSQRWLTPSEFVQMSGRAGRRGLDDRGIVIMMVNEEMDPTVVKEIVRGEQDKLNSAFYLGYNMILNLLRVEGISPEFMLERCFAQFQSASSVGTLEKELEDLENQRENMTISDEGTIREYYDSRQLLATYNEEMRITMCRPTYCQRFLDPGRLVHVQHGKIDFGWGLVVNFQQRKPPKNVLEEYPPHESIIVDVLLDICENASFHMTGDQTLPPGVRPARKGEKSTMAVVPVVLSCIQAFSTVKVTLPKDLKSAESKKYTKKILTEVQRRFPDGVAVLDPIQDMGIKEEPFKMTMRKVEVVEARLLSNPLHNSPRLPELYDQYATKVELVNKIKETKRKISDAMSIIQLDELKCRKRVLRRFQFINASDVVQLKARVACEISSGDELMLSELLFNGFFNTLTPEQCAAVLSVFVFEETAKETPAITNEELAKPLREIQAQARTVAKIAQESKLAVNEEEYVQSFRWELMEVIYKWAKGGSFAEICKMTDVYEGSLIRTFRRLEECMRQMAQAAKVMGSSDLESKFEASLSLVKRDIVAAQSLYL